Below is a genomic region from Triticum dicoccoides isolate Atlit2015 ecotype Zavitan chromosome 5A, WEW_v2.0, whole genome shotgun sequence.
gggcttcgccaagctctacggaggagaaggaagagttggaggagggaggggctgcgccagggaaggggtgcggctgccctctctctcgctcactatatataggggtaagagggtggaggaggcgccctaggggaggggggcggccataggggaaaccctagatgggtttgggcgcccccacccctaggaaacttgcccccaagccgggaggggtggctgccctaggggaggcgcccccacctctccaagttacgtgagatggggtgggaggggcgctcagccccttagtgggctggtgtgccccctccccttggcccataaggccccccaacgcttgccggggcctctgaaacccctttcggacacgctggtcgtcacctggtacccccggaacaattccggactccaatacccttcatccaatatatcgatcttcacctttggaccatttcggaactcctcgtcacgtccgggatctcatccgggactccaaacaaccttcggtaaccacatactatttcccataacaactctagcgtcactgaaccttaagtgtgtagaccctacgggtttgggaaccatgcagacatgatcgagacatctctccggccaataaccaatagcgggttcttgatacccatattggctcccacatgttccacgatgatctcatcggatgaaccacgatgtcggggatttaatcaatcatgtatacaattccctttgtctatcggtatgttacttgcccgagattcgatcatcggtatccctataccttgttcaatctcgttaccggcaagtctctttactcgttccataacgcatgatcccgtggctaactcattagtcacattgagctcattatgatgatgcattaccgagtgggcccagagatacctctccgtcacacggagtgacaaatcccagtcttaattcgtgccaactcaacagacactttcggagatacccgtagtgtgcctttatagccacccagttacgttgtgacgtttggcacacccaaagcattcctacggtatccgggagttgcacaatctcatggtctaaggaaatgatacttgacactagaaaagctttagcagacgaactatatgatcttgtgctatgcttaggattgggtcttgtccatcacatcattctcccaatgatgtgatcccgttatcaacgacatccaatgtccatggtcaggaaaccataaccatctattgatcaacgagctagtcaactagaggtttactagggacatgttgtggtctatgtattcacacatgtattacggtttccagttaatacaattatagcatgaacaatagacaattatcatgaacaaagaaatacaataataaccattttattattgcctctagggcatatttccaacagtctcccacttgcactagagtcaataatctagttcacatcactatgtgattgtaatgaatccaacacccatggggtttgttcatatctcgcttgtgagagaggtttattagtcaatgggtctgaacctttcagatccatatgtgctttacaaatctctatgtcatcttatagatgcagctaccacgcgctacttggagctattccaaataactgctctactatacgaatccggtttactactcagagtcatccggattagtgtcaaagtttgcatcgacgtaaccctttacgacgaactcttttaccacctcgatAATCGAGAAAatcccttagtccactagttactaaggataagttcgaccgctgtcatgtgatccattcctggatcacttttgtaccccttgactaactcatggcaaggcacacttcaggtgcggtacacagcatagcataatgtagagcctacgtctaaagcataggggacgaccttcgtcctttctctctcttctgccgtggtcaggtcttgagtcttactcaatactcacaccttctaacacagccaagaactcctcctttgctgatctattttgaactccttcaaaatcttgtcacggtatgtattcatttgaaagtactattaagcgttttttgatatatccttatagatcttgatgctcaatgttcaagtagcttaatccaggtttttcattgaaaaacacttttcaaataaccctgtatgctttccagaaattctacattatttctgatcaacaatatgttaacatcatatactcatcaaaaattctatagtgctcccactcacttctttggaaatacaagtttctcataaactttgtataaacccaaaatctttgatcatctcatcaaagcgtacattccaactccgagatgcttactccagtccttagaaggattcctGATGCTTACTCTAGGGGTTGAAAGACATAAGGCAACAAGGAGGCGACCAACTTTCCTCCTCGACCCGTCGGCACCGTTGTAGGTCCCTCTGCGTCCCACCAGCCGCCACGGTAGCGAGAGGGCGGGGGAATCTCGGATCTATGTGTCTAGTTTGTGTCCCGTAGGGTTCTTGACTTTTTTCATGGCTGGTGAAGTTGGGGCGGTAAGTTGGGGCGGTGGTAGTGATGTGAATAGTAGTGGTTCATCGGCTTTCTGCATGTCATTGGCTTTCCTCTGAGTGACACCGATGAGTAGGAGGATGGGTGTCCATCGCTAGCCGCACTCGGTCTGCCGTGATTAGCATTTGTCCATTGCGGCGACATGCTGAGGGGATGATGTTGCCGCATGTTTTTGTTCTCCACCTCCAATTTCGTTTGTTGAAGCCAGCTAAGTAGGAATTCATTGAAGAACTTGTGAGGATTATGTCCCTCTCAAGTGCTTGTGCCTTTCCGCAAAAAAATAAGGGCGGTTGGCAATATCGATTACGGGTGTTGGTTCAGGATCCAACAGTAATCATCATAGGATTGTGCACGTAGCTGGTTGCCTAGATGGGATTCCCACAAGGCAGTTTACCAAATTCAGGCCCTCACTGTCGAGGTAACACCATACTCCTTTGATGTATTATGGTGGACTAGCCTCTTATGAGAACTAGGCTTTTGAGTACAATGGTGAGATCGGAAGGATCGTGTATGTAAGAGATGATTTATGGAGAGAAGACCCTAGCCATGCCTTATATAGGGGGACATGGCTAGGGTTTACATGATTCACTGGTCGGTGCAATCTAGCCTAATCTCCTGGGATACTCCTAGATCCGGGCATGATAGATTGATAGTCTTGTACACCAAGTAAAATTTTGAGGGGCTTTACACCAGCGGCGGAGCGTCATGGGGATCAAACCGGGCCATGGCGCGTTCTTGTCCTTGTCTCTGGCTTTCTCTCTAGAGTTGTTACAAATTTTGCCCAAGAACCATCGATGGCCCACTAGCAAGTGACCGGCCTGTCCTTCAGTATGTTCGACACTCTGCCACTCACTTACACCAAGTTGATCCCTCCATTGGTCAAGTCGTGGGCTTGGGCCACCCTGTGGCCCAATGAGCCGACAGCCGGCCTACGAGTACACCCAGGGGCCTGCCATCATCAACCAGTGTGGTTTTTtctcaaaacaaaaaaaaaatcaacCAGCGTGAACCAATACCCTGGTATTAATACCAATCCTTAATTTGGATTTGAAATGAACTTGTTAATATCAGCATGATCTGGTCACGCAAGGAAAACCCGGGACGCACTTTTCAATTCTCCATAGGTGGATAGAGAGAGACCTACTCGGGTTTCACTTTCACCCAAGTGGCGAAGCTAGTTCAAGCAGTGGTAGTGCCACAACGCGGCAAGGCAAGGCAAAACATTCCCCCGGGGTGTGGGTGAGCCGGCGTATACGCTGTTGCACGGGAGTCAAACGACGGATCGCCATCACCGCCACGGCCGTATCTCACCGGAGCGCGACGGCCGGCGCAAGGTCGGCACCATCGCAGTCGTCGAGCCGCCCCCGCCGGGACATCTCTACCGCCCCTAGAGCCAGCTAGGCCAGCACCACCTCCCATCCGTCATCCCTAGCTCACAGGGCTCGCACAGGCACAGCCCTCTATCTCTGACGGGTCAACAAGCGGGCCCACCCGCCACTCACTCGCCTCACCTCGCCTCGCCCCGTCTCTCTCTAacattcccctctctctctctctctatctctatccgCCCACATGCGCTCTCCCTCTCTCCTCGAAGCCCCGTTTATTTATTCTCGCCTCTCCTCGTTCCCCCATCCCATCCCATCCCATCCCATCCGTCTCTCTCTTCTCCCTTCCTTCGATTGCAGTCCATGTCCGAGGAACAGTAGTTAGTTCACTGCACAACACCACCGCGCCAATTAGTTTGTTAAGTTAGGAGCTTGTGATCAGGGCAGCAAGGCGAGAAGCTGAAGCTCTAGCTAGCTCTGGCGGGCATGTTTCCGGCGGAGGCGTCGTTCGCCGGCGCGGAAGCGGCCATGCTGCCGCCCTTCTTCGTGGGCTCCATGTGGCAGTCGGCgccaggcggcggcgcggctgcctTGTCCGAGGAGGACGAGGTAGCCGCCgctgcggctgccgaggcagcGCACGACCGCGCGGTGGCGGCGACGCGGAACCACCGCGAGGCCGAGAAGCGCCGCCGCGAGCGGATCAAGTCGCACCTCGACCGCCTCCGCGCCGTCCTCGCCTGCGACCCCAAGGCATGCAATTTCATTACACATCTAAGTCCTGTGCCCTCGTGATTTCCCCCTAATTTAGTTTCTGCGCAACATGCTCGATGCGAGATCGATCAAGCGAAATCCTTATGGAAGAACTggattgcgtgtcatgcatctagaATTCTACTGTGGATTGCAGTGGCTAGATGCTACCCCCATGAGTAGCTAGCTGCTACGGTTCTCAGCTCAGCTAATCCTTGTGATTAAAGCTGGATTTTGTGTGCGCAAGTAGCACTAGAATGGAGCCTCTCCTAACTACtattccctccgtaaactaatataagagtgtttagatcactattttagtaatctaaatgctcttatattagtttacagagggagtagctgcTATCATCCTATGAATGACACTGACTAGCTAGGTCAGGTTAGGGCTGCCTCGTCTCTTGGCTTGTTCCTCTCCATGATTGCTTCTTTTGTGCCTAGTACCATGTCTACAATTTTGCATAATTTTTCACCTTCTCCTCTCTACCCTTTTTCATTTCTGATCAATCATACGCTCTAGGGTTCGTCATCTGAGAGATTGATTGTGCAAACAAGATTTCTTGATGAACTTTAGCTCATGAACTCATCTTGTACATGTGTGTTTACAGATAGACAAGGCAACGCTGCTGGCCAAGGCGGTGGAGAGGGTGCGGGAGCTGAAGCAGCGCATGGACGGCGTcgttggcgaggcggcggcgccggcgagccaCCTGTTCCCCACGGAGCACGACGAGATCGTGGTGCTCGCGTcgggaggcggcgccggcggcgcggcggccgtgtTTGAGGCCTCCGTCTGCTGCGACGACCGCTCCGACCTCCTCCCGGGCCTCATCGACACGCTGCGCGCGCTCCGCCTCCGCACGCTCCGCGCCGAGATGGCCACCCTCGGCGGCCGCGTCCGcaacgtgctcgtcctcgcgcgcgACGCCGGAGGACACGCCGACGACGACTACTCCACATCCTCCGAGGACGGCGGCGCCGACTTCCTCAAGGAGGCCCTGAGGGCCCTCGTGGAGAGGCAGGGGGCTGCCGCCGGCGACCGGCCCAAGAGGAGACGCGTCGCCGACATGAACATGCAAGCGGCTGCTTAATGAATCAGCTAGCCGGCCGGCGGCCATAGCTCATAGTATCTGGTCGATATGATTGCATATGGCGATGGATCTCATGCATGCCatggtaatggtactactactacta
It encodes:
- the LOC119303742 gene encoding transcription factor bHLH106-like, with the protein product MFPAEASFAGAEAAMLPPFFVGSMWQSAPGGGAAALSEEDEVAAAAAAEAAHDRAVAATRNHREAEKRRRERIKSHLDRLRAVLACDPKIDKATLLAKAVERVRELKQRMDGVVGEAAAPASHLFPTEHDEIVVLASGGGAGGAAAVFEASVCCDDRSDLLPGLIDTLRALRLRTLRAEMATLGGRVRNVLVLARDAGGHADDDYSTSSEDGGADFLKEALRALVERQGAAAGDRPKRRRVADMNMQAAA